In the Pirellulales bacterium genome, TCGATTACGCGCACTTCTTCCCGGGCACGTTGGTCATGATTCTATTGTTCACCGCGATTTTCGCGACGATTTCCATCATCGAAGACCGTCGTGAAGGATTTCTGCAGGGCGTGCTCGTCGCACCGGTACCCCGTTGGTCGATGGTCCTGGGCAAAATTCTTGGCGGCGCCCTAATCGCCATGCTGCAAGGCCTCATCTTCTTGTTTCTCGGTTGGCTCACCGGCGCGCTTGGTTGGGAGACGATTCTCCAAACATCGTTCAGCGGCGTCGTTGCCGCGATCGCGCTAATGTCTGTAATCTCAATCGCACTCACGGCGCTCGGTTTCCTGATCGCATGGCGCATGGATTCCACCCAAGGTTTCCATGCCATCATGAGTGTATTCTTGTTGCCCATGTGGTTGCTTTCCGGTGCGTTCTTCCCAATGGACGTAACAGGCTGGCTGGGGTGGG is a window encoding:
- a CDS encoding ABC transporter permease; amino-acid sequence: MATNFQSTPASVPSLPVVFTLCERELVRFFRQSNRVFGALGQPIIFWLLFGAGLRGAQVGEGSNLDYAHFFPGTLVMILLFTAIFATISIIEDRREGFLQGVLVAPVPRWSMVLGKILGGALIAMLQGLIFLFLGWLTGALGWETILQTSFSGVVAAIALMSVISIALTALGFLIAWRMDSTQGFHAIMSVFLLPMWLLSGAFFPMDVTGWLGWVIHLNPLTYGVAGLRHYLQNVDAIADHLPSISTCWLVTLVFAGLTFAASWWIAGTRSTGDLL